A single genomic interval of Scylla paramamosain isolate STU-SP2022 chromosome 12, ASM3559412v1, whole genome shotgun sequence harbors:
- the LOC135106085 gene encoding uncharacterized protein LOC135106085 — MVALSCGEAEDQAALLRVTPLAATLFKYEAEPLSFPTRMVNNLQHHREKRQTTSDYTLEADTSEAINFISSEELQGDNLHSTDLTQLTENSNNIRNNGFSGSQLHKGDIAPIPYDNLGWFSKTVELAMDGSLYVGLALGIMFIAGTLLSGAIGLFGDTCLICSFIGYANTVAP; from the exons atggtggcccTCAGCTGCGGCGAGGCGGAGGACCAAGCAGCGCTTCTCAGGGTGACGCCGCTTGCCGCCACTCTCTTCAA GTATGAAGCAGAACCTCTGAGTTTCCCAACTAGG ATGGTGAACAACCTTCAGCACCACAGGGAGAAAAGACAAACCACATCTGACTACACTCTTGAGGCCGACACCAGTGAAGCAATAAACTTTATATCCTCTGAAGAACTTCAAGGAGACAACCTCCACTCGACAGATTTAACACAGCTAACAGAGAATAGCAACAACATCCGCAATAATGGCTTCAGTGGTTCACAACTCCATAAGGGGGACATTGCACCAATACCGTATGATAATCTGGGTTGGTTCTCCAAGACTGTGGAGCTGGCTATGGACGGGTCACTCTATGTTGGCCTTGCACTAGGGATCATGTTCATTGCCGGCACGCTGCTGTCTGGAGCTATTGGGCTGTTTGGAGACACCTGTCTCATCTGCTCTTTTATAGGTTATGCTAACACTGTGGCCCCATAA